A single genomic interval of Daucus carota subsp. sativus chromosome 1, DH1 v3.0, whole genome shotgun sequence harbors:
- the LOC108201729 gene encoding protein NRT1/ PTR FAMILY 5.10, whose protein sequence is MSTASSLVSPLLSNDVVDGAVDYKNRPVNRSSSGGWRSAGFIIGVEVAERFAYYGISLNLITYLTGELGQSTATAAANVNAWSGAAMLTPLLGAFIADSYLGRYRTIIVASFLYVLGLGFLTLSAVFPFSSTNCESATNSLSCPPPLFQVILFFSSLYLVALAQGGHKPCVQAFGADQFDAGDLEERKAKSSFFNWWYFGLCSGTLAALTILSYIQDNLSWGLGFGIPCIAMSMALVVYLLGTMSYRFSINSDEKSPFMRIGKVFIIATRNRRLTSSAVSVNEEARGILPDQGSQQFSFLNKALISPDSLKEDEKVCSIPEVEQAKAILRLAPVWASCLVFGIVFAQSPTLFTKQGVTMNRSIGSNFQIPPAALQSCIYLPVLLFIPIYDRVLVPIARVLTRRPSGITMLQRIGVGLLFSVFSMLSAALVEIKRLRTAQDYGLVDTPDVYIPMSIWWLVPQYVLLGLADVFAMVGLQEFFYDQVPSELKSLGLALYLSIFGVGSFLSSFLISAIQKVSSENGRDGWFADNLNRAHLDYFYWLLSGLSALALVLYLYFARSYIYNRQHTL, encoded by the exons ATGTCTACCGCCTCTTCACTTGTCTCTCCACTCCTGTCAAACGACGTCGTTGACGGCGCCGTCGACTACAAAAACCGGCCGGTGAATCGGTCGAGTTCCGGCGGATGGAGATCTGCAGGTTTCATCATAG GTGTTGAAGTAGCTGAGAGGTTTGCTTATTATGGAATTAGTTTGAATTTGATTACTTATCTTACCGGAGAGTTAGGTCAGTCCACGGCGACCGCGGCAGCTAATGTGAATGCCTGGTCTGGAGCTGCTATGCTCACGCCGTTGCTTGGAGCATTCATCGCTGATTCGTATTTAGGTCGTTATCGGACGATCATAGTTGCTTCGTTTCTCTATGTTCTG GGTCTTGGATTCTTGACCCTTTCAGCTGTTTTTCCTTTCAGCTCTACAAACTGTGAAAGTGCAACTAATTCTCTGTCGTGCCCCCCTCCGTTGTTCCAAGTTATCCTCTTCTTTTCCTCTCTATACCTTGTTGCACTAGCACAGGGAGGACATAAACCATGTGTTCAGGCATTTGGAGCTGACCAATTTGATGCAGGAGATTTGGAGGAGCGCAAAGCCAAAAGTTCATTTTTCAATTGGTGGTATTTTGGTTTATGTAGCGGTACATTGGCGGCGCTCACAATTCTAAGTTATATACAAGATAACCTTAGTTGGGGTCTAGGTTTTGGGATTCCCTGCATCGCCATGAGTATGGCACTGGTGGTCTACTTGCTTGGAACTATGTCATATCGATTTAGCATCAATAGTGATGAGAAAAGCCCGTTTATGAGGATTGGTAAAGTATTTATCATAGCAACTAGGAACCGTAGACTTACCTCTTCAGCAGTATCGGTTAACGAGGAAGCAAGGGGAATCTTACCCGATCAGGGTTCTCAACAATTCAG TTTTCTCAATAAAGCGCTGATTTCACCTGATTCTTTAAAGGAAGATGAAAAAGTATGTAGCATTCCTGAAGTTGAGCAGGCAAAGGCGATTCTGAGGCTGGCTCCTGTTTGGGCTTCATGTTTGGTATTTGGCATTGTGTTTGCACAGTCACCCACATTATTTACTAAGCAGGGAGTTACGATGAACAGATCTATTGGGTCAAACTTTCAGATCCCTCCCGCAGCGCTACAATCTTGTATTTACCTTCCGGTACTTCTTTTCATTCCCATTTATGACCGCGTTCTGGTTCCAATAGCAAGAGTCCTGACTAGAAGACCCTCAGGGATAACAATGCTGCAAAGAATTGGAGTTGGACTACTTTTCTCCGTCTTTTCCATGCTATCAGCAGCTCTGGTTGAGATAAAACGACTCAGAACTGCTCAGGATTATGGTCTTGTGGATACACCTGATGTATACATCCCGATGAGTATATGGTGGTTGGTACCGCAGTATGTATTGTTGGGACTGGCTGATGTATTCGCTATGGTTGGTCTCCAAGAATTTTTCTATGATCAGGTTCCTAGTGAACTAAAAAGTTTAGGTCTTGCTCTATATCTGAGTATCTTTGGAGTTGGCAGCTTCTTGAGCAGCTTTCTCATCTCTGCCATTCAAAAGGTCTCCAGTGAAAACGGCCGTGATGGCTGGTTTGCTGACAACTTGAATCGGGCCCATCTTGATTACTTTTACTGGCTCTTGTCTGGACTCAGTGCATTGGCGTTGGTGCTTTACTTGTATTTTGCACGATCGTATATTTATAATCGACAACATACTCTTTAA